One window of the Marinoscillum sp. 108 genome contains the following:
- a CDS encoding phosphohydrolase, whose protein sequence is MRENKKLAIAVAFHDLDIWVSDGMDYLSGSEQLARDYLKNSDFDYLPDEVAFFIKNHHKLWPIKGNIEAEAFRKADLIDLTSGFIRYNIPESIISETERTFPRENFTRMISSRALNHAIRHPLRPFPMIKW, encoded by the coding sequence ATGCGCGAAAATAAAAAACTGGCCATCGCCGTGGCATTTCACGATCTGGATATATGGGTATCTGATGGAATGGACTACCTATCAGGGTCCGAGCAGTTGGCCAGAGATTACCTAAAAAACAGCGACTTTGATTACCTGCCAGATGAGGTAGCGTTTTTCATCAAAAACCATCACAAACTGTGGCCCATCAAGGGAAACATAGAAGCTGAGGCTTTTAGAAAAGCTGATCTGATAGACCTAACCAGCGGATTTATCCGGTACAATATCCCCGAAAGCATTATCTCAGAAACTGAGCGCACTTTCCCCAGGGAAAATTTCACCCGTATGATCTCATCCAGAGCCCTTAATCATGCCATCAGACATCCCCTGAGGCCATTTCCAATGATTAAGTGGTAA
- a CDS encoding DinB family protein — protein MNLREIIDQLNEVYDGEPWFGNSISTYLQEIEPELLSKHLGTGHSIGQIISHMIAWREYVIGKLTGLDLKIEVGGENDWESRQFEPADKTELYSKFKSTQKRLNSLLSEHTDELLGKTVPNHTITFEKLLCGIIQHDIYHLGQIYLLKSSK, from the coding sequence ATGAACTTAAGGGAAATCATCGATCAGCTAAATGAAGTATATGATGGGGAACCATGGTTTGGCAACTCTATTTCGACCTACCTCCAGGAAATAGAACCCGAGCTCCTCAGCAAACACCTGGGTACCGGGCATTCGATCGGCCAGATCATCTCTCATATGATTGCCTGGAGGGAATATGTGATTGGAAAACTAACCGGGCTAGACCTCAAAATAGAGGTCGGTGGAGAGAATGACTGGGAGTCCCGACAATTCGAGCCAGCTGATAAAACCGAGCTTTATTCGAAGTTTAAATCCACACAAAAAAGACTAAACTCCCTGCTCTCGGAGCATACAGATGAACTCCTGGGCAAGACCGTCCCAAACCACACCATCACCTTTGAAAAGCTATTATGCGGTATCATTCAGCACGACATCTATCATCTGGGTCAGATCTATTTGCTCAAATCTTCTAAATAA
- a CDS encoding YkgJ family cysteine cluster protein, protein MIYEEALKQARDQQKANKAFLKTLKRIKPKNLDNQFHTLHEEAFEEIDCLECANCCKTTSPIFQMADIERLARTVKMKVPVFIDTYLYLDEEKDYVLKSSPCPFLGADNKCIVYENRPKACREYPHTDRKRMYQITDLTFKNTLVCPAVSQIVRKLSESYNQ, encoded by the coding sequence ATGATCTATGAAGAAGCACTGAAGCAGGCAAGAGACCAGCAAAAAGCCAATAAAGCTTTTCTGAAGACTCTGAAAAGGATTAAACCTAAAAATCTGGATAATCAATTTCACACCCTTCACGAAGAAGCCTTCGAAGAGATAGATTGCCTCGAATGTGCCAACTGCTGCAAAACCACCTCGCCCATCTTTCAGATGGCAGACATAGAGCGACTCGCCCGCACAGTAAAAATGAAAGTACCGGTTTTCATCGATACATATCTTTACCTGGACGAAGAAAAGGATTATGTCCTCAAATCCTCACCCTGTCCGTTTCTGGGTGCCGACAATAAATGCATTGTCTATGAAAACCGTCCAAAGGCCTGCCGTGAATACCCCCATACCGACAGAAAACGAATGTATCAGATCACAGACCTCACCTTCAAAAACACCCTGGTTTGTCCAGCCGTAAGTCAGATCGTAAGGAAACTAAGCGAATCGTACAACCAATAG
- a CDS encoding carbohydrate binding domain-containing protein produces the protein MKNFKLLIGCLTVMLLSIVITGCEDEMMAEVKVGSISAEAVFQGSPVSLTGEGFDQVQFVFVGNIQASFTLDGNTITFTVPDEAPVGETTITLAMPRNVRATYVFEVVLKPSPVITSFDAYVPVGGDLVIKGSSLNNNTSVTVDGISATVVSAGDSELVVTVPSGVDETSAIEFEITTTYGVAKPTTAFYARESVIPNSDLEAEGDGVPFAGWELLNAGDGAITAITSGYGGSRSMRVVPAAGNPWDRQVASTAVPLNFGDVYTVVLWAKGETAGAQMRVSVSQYDGNGADYFYGETVEMSTNWEQYTWTFTVTNDLPTHRVVLDMGMGAVPFAIDQIGLVPGSIGASGPVELLANSSFETDLTGWTALNGAAEVTSAEAYCGSQSMTATGAGGNPWDVQIASDAMELEVGTDYEIGFWAKAEGPDGVFRLSMSQFASGQSDDFFYSPDLTIPEEWTYFSFVTTAQATSTGNHRLLFDMGASTQTFFVDGVSVKEYEVSSSSEYSNGGFEDGLTGWTALNGAAEASTDAHSGSGSMTATGAGGNPWDTQIASDAVALTVGNQYKISFWAKAAGPDGVFRISMSQYDGNGADFFYSRDLEIPEDWSYFAFVTTAQATASGDHRLLFDMGATTQTFFIDDVSVVEHDACE, from the coding sequence ATGAAAAATTTTAAACTTTTAATAGGATGCCTTACAGTAATGTTGCTTTCCATAGTGATTACAGGCTGTGAAGATGAGATGATGGCAGAGGTAAAGGTAGGTAGCATCAGTGCCGAAGCAGTGTTTCAGGGATCTCCGGTTTCTTTGACGGGGGAGGGTTTTGACCAGGTTCAGTTTGTTTTTGTCGGGAATATACAAGCGTCTTTTACGCTAGATGGAAATACGATCACCTTTACGGTTCCGGACGAAGCACCAGTGGGTGAAACGACTATCACCTTGGCAATGCCTCGAAACGTGCGTGCCACTTATGTATTTGAGGTGGTATTGAAACCTTCTCCGGTGATTACATCCTTTGATGCTTATGTGCCGGTGGGTGGTGATTTGGTTATCAAGGGATCAAGTTTGAATAACAACACTTCAGTTACGGTAGATGGTATTAGTGCCACCGTGGTATCGGCAGGTGATTCTGAATTAGTAGTGACGGTGCCCTCAGGTGTGGATGAGACTTCAGCAATAGAATTTGAAATCACAACGACCTACGGGGTAGCCAAACCAACCACGGCATTCTATGCCCGGGAGAGTGTGATACCTAATTCCGATTTGGAGGCTGAAGGAGATGGTGTTCCATTTGCCGGATGGGAGTTGCTAAATGCCGGTGATGGAGCTATTACAGCCATCACAAGCGGATATGGTGGTTCCAGGTCCATGAGAGTGGTTCCGGCAGCCGGAAACCCCTGGGACAGACAAGTGGCTAGTACCGCAGTACCGCTGAATTTCGGGGATGTTTATACCGTCGTATTATGGGCTAAAGGTGAGACCGCAGGCGCACAAATGCGAGTATCAGTATCACAATATGATGGAAATGGTGCCGACTATTTTTATGGGGAGACCGTAGAGATGTCTACCAACTGGGAGCAATATACCTGGACCTTCACGGTCACAAATGACCTGCCTACTCATAGAGTGGTGTTGGATATGGGAATGGGAGCTGTTCCTTTTGCAATTGACCAAATAGGATTAGTCCCAGGTTCCATTGGAGCTTCAGGGCCGGTTGAGTTGCTTGCCAATTCGAGCTTCGAAACTGACCTGACCGGATGGACTGCTCTAAATGGAGCAGCTGAGGTCACTAGTGCCGAAGCTTATTGCGGTAGCCAGTCGATGACTGCTACAGGTGCAGGAGGTAACCCATGGGACGTTCAGATTGCTTCTGATGCTATGGAATTGGAAGTTGGCACAGACTATGAGATCGGCTTTTGGGCGAAAGCTGAGGGCCCCGATGGCGTGTTCAGGCTGTCTATGTCACAATTTGCCAGCGGCCAATCAGATGATTTCTTTTACTCCCCTGATCTTACTATTCCGGAGGAGTGGACGTATTTTTCGTTTGTCACAACTGCTCAGGCTACCTCCACTGGTAATCATAGATTACTTTTCGACATGGGGGCAAGCACCCAGACATTCTTTGTGGATGGTGTGAGTGTAAAGGAATATGAAGTTTCTTCATCAAGCGAATACTCTAATGGAGGTTTCGAAGATGGCCTGACCGGATGGACAGCGCTGAACGGTGCAGCTGAGGCTTCTACTGATGCCCACTCAGGCTCAGGCTCGATGACCGCAACAGGTGCGGGTGGCAATCCATGGGATACCCAAATAGCATCAGATGCGGTAGCACTGACTGTGGGTAATCAATACAAGATCAGCTTCTGGGCTAAAGCTGCGGGCCCTGATGGAGTATTCAGGATTTCTATGTCGCAGTATGATGGAAATGGAGCAGATTTCTTCTACTCACGGGATTTAGAAATCCCCGAAGATTGGAGCTATTTCGCATTTGTTACCACCGCTCAGGCCACTGCTTCTGGTGATCATAGATTACTTTTTGACATGGGAGCAACTACACAGACTTTCTTCATAGATGATGTGTCGGTAGTGGAGCATGACGCATGTGAATAA
- a CDS encoding RagB/SusD family nutrient uptake outer membrane protein — MKKYRYLFIALLLTFTTSFWGCDKLLDDIELRHSLSAEEAARTAKGSDAILSGALLAVRSTFRDPGISVYKACGTDIVRDGTNLSDEPASGMPGMNSYNGSFAANSTQVLSIWDTYYSGITFANTAINGLVSSGSVDDLDPEIKDKLGQAYTMRAYLYLELVRRFGNIPIIAAADLDQGPVFEAEQRQESEVYDLIISDLETAVPLMFTRSEIGDRGVLIPSKGLANLLLAEAALDRGLYEKAAAAAEAVITDPSYSLQPLDGIFGLDGGKSGEENNAEIIFSIGFTSDIPDEVQWTSQHFMPLYDRVNGVARTMEAGGRPWSRLSPSDYYWTLFDEADGRLEAWHKTHWVFDDPEALPDGRNIGDRVEREDLEAQFGEDPIRLRYADPTTFKYYEDNTYGRTTAQAEGWRNIILFRYSHAYIAAAEAYFGQGNTGQAMTYLNVLRERAYGNVTGNFSSITLEDIVEEQARELGHEGHRWAFLKRNDLLVERVRMHNPAAAPNIESKHVRWPIPLEFIDQTGSTQNTGY; from the coding sequence ATGAAAAAATATAGATATTTATTCATAGCACTGCTCCTTACTTTTACTACTTCATTTTGGGGTTGTGATAAGCTCCTTGATGATATAGAGCTGAGACATTCACTTTCTGCAGAGGAAGCAGCGCGGACGGCAAAAGGTAGTGATGCGATTCTTTCCGGGGCCCTGCTGGCAGTCAGGTCCACATTCAGGGATCCAGGAATCTCGGTGTACAAAGCCTGTGGTACCGATATAGTGAGAGATGGAACCAATCTGTCTGACGAGCCAGCCTCAGGTATGCCTGGGATGAATTCATACAATGGTTCATTTGCTGCTAATAGCACTCAGGTTTTATCCATTTGGGACACCTACTATAGCGGTATTACCTTTGCAAATACAGCAATAAACGGACTTGTTTCTTCCGGGTCAGTGGATGACTTGGATCCGGAAATCAAAGACAAACTCGGACAAGCCTATACCATGCGGGCATATTTGTATCTGGAGTTGGTTCGCCGGTTTGGCAATATTCCGATTATAGCAGCTGCGGATTTGGATCAGGGGCCGGTGTTCGAGGCAGAGCAGCGACAGGAATCAGAAGTATATGACCTGATCATTTCTGATCTGGAGACAGCTGTCCCGTTGATGTTTACCCGAAGTGAGATTGGTGACAGAGGAGTACTGATCCCTTCGAAAGGTTTGGCCAATCTTCTGTTGGCGGAAGCAGCGCTAGACAGGGGTTTGTATGAAAAAGCCGCCGCTGCAGCAGAGGCAGTCATCACCGACCCTTCCTATTCATTGCAGCCACTGGATGGAATCTTTGGTCTGGATGGAGGCAAATCTGGAGAAGAAAACAATGCAGAAATCATCTTTTCTATTGGGTTTACCAGTGACATTCCTGATGAGGTACAGTGGACCTCCCAACACTTCATGCCCCTGTATGATCGTGTGAATGGAGTAGCCAGAACGATGGAAGCAGGTGGAAGGCCATGGTCTAGGTTGTCCCCGTCAGACTACTACTGGACCCTGTTTGACGAGGCGGATGGTAGGTTAGAAGCCTGGCACAAAACCCACTGGGTATTTGATGATCCAGAGGCTTTGCCTGACGGGAGGAATATCGGAGACCGGGTGGAGAGAGAAGATCTGGAAGCACAGTTTGGAGAAGATCCCATAAGGTTGCGTTACGCTGACCCTACCACTTTCAAGTACTACGAAGATAATACTTACGGAAGGACCACCGCTCAGGCTGAGGGTTGGAGAAACATCATTCTCTTTAGATACTCTCATGCATACATCGCCGCAGCGGAGGCCTATTTTGGACAGGGTAATACAGGCCAGGCCATGACTTACCTGAATGTACTCAGAGAAAGAGCTTACGGCAATGTCACGGGCAATTTTTCAAGTATCACTCTGGAGGACATTGTGGAAGAGCAGGCAAGAGAACTTGGGCATGAGGGACACCGGTGGGCGTTCTTAAAGCGCAATGACTTGCTGGTAGAAAGAGTACGTATGCACAATCCTGCAGCGGCACCGAATATCGAGTCAAAACATGTTCGCTGGCCCATTCCGCTGGAGTTCATTGATCAGACTGGCAGTACGCAGAACACGGGTTATTAA
- a CDS encoding SDR family oxidoreductase has product MEKISILGCGWLGLPLAKALIKAGHLVKGSTTHPEKISLLHIAGIHPYLIDLNPTYQGPKDFFESDLVIINLPPRNRNEDPSFHLKQLLSVRENMLVSRVSKVIFVSSTAVYPDLNRVVTEEDAAANSLSRAGISLLQMEHLFTEVPNLQSTIIRFGGLYGPGRHPGRFLAGKKQLGGAHNPVNMIHLDDCIGIIQTIIRDHHWNQTFNACSPHRQTRAEFYTLAAKDLGVEIPDFTQEAKPYKEVSSEKMLSQTGYKFFH; this is encoded by the coding sequence ATGGAGAAAATCTCGATCCTGGGATGTGGCTGGTTAGGCCTCCCGCTGGCCAAAGCCCTCATAAAAGCAGGACATCTGGTCAAAGGCAGTACCACACATCCTGAAAAAATATCTCTTTTGCACATCGCAGGTATCCATCCGTATCTGATAGATCTTAACCCCACGTATCAGGGACCGAAAGATTTTTTCGAAAGTGACCTTGTCATTATCAATCTCCCACCCAGAAATAGAAACGAAGACCCGTCCTTTCACCTAAAGCAACTTCTATCCGTAAGAGAAAACATGCTTGTTTCCAGGGTTTCCAAAGTGATCTTTGTGAGCTCTACGGCAGTCTATCCTGATCTCAATCGGGTGGTCACGGAGGAGGATGCCGCGGCAAATAGCCTGAGCAGGGCTGGTATCTCGCTACTGCAGATGGAGCACCTCTTCACAGAAGTCCCCAACCTCCAAAGTACCATTATCAGGTTTGGTGGGCTCTATGGCCCCGGGCGGCACCCCGGTAGATTTCTGGCTGGCAAAAAACAGCTTGGTGGTGCTCATAACCCGGTCAACATGATCCATTTAGACGACTGTATTGGCATTATCCAAACCATCATCCGAGACCATCACTGGAATCAAACATTCAACGCTTGCTCCCCCCATCGCCAGACCAGAGCCGAGTTTTATACCCTGGCGGCAAAAGACCTGGGCGTGGAAATTCCGGACTTCACACAGGAAGCCAAACCCTACAAAGAGGTTTCATCCGAAAAAATGCTCTCCCAAACAGGTTACAAGTTCTTTCATTGA
- a CDS encoding 1-acyl-sn-glycerol-3-phosphate acyltransferase has protein sequence MNINSVIDPSLLDKGIEIRLKNGEILTQQFAKANDFYLMKSGRVRFFLSMDDSGGEIEVGESDTKLTPIGWSGFNSPGRYATTVKVDSLSATFIKWNHEELREILEANPELGTAFLRDICGRARDLIKIAVKILNAKAPSVLPSLPESSNGFTITAPSPEEDLVKFLRKSAFFEAFDEVPLEFLSQNVERRMYAANEIIYTQDKKSDGLFILGMGKVRFSYHSENQANVSFTQITTPGFVLSWASSVFKANIINAHAVQDTLVYFVPQTSMDRIIKLNPTFSPQYFKRLLWLISHQLQAIRARIIASRLNHEVVAISNLIDQNSARLTLTSPLHKIPHLLDNKLTVTDAIDTLENLKEHGTSLEKTVALSSLDILEGIRKEQQFYKGLVNVYNSVVGAPKDLPAEQVRKISATAYMKIFDHQDHIIKGQENLPEKSGNIFIYNHLRNHTYNTLPNQFQITLDSHFISSMVLMKKYGDPGLRIVRVGLSKEFAHQEYYQRLGHIDVFTEDSGTKPKKLKKQVRQMFYNEAGAHLAKGGNLIISPEGNSYSTEESPGPFKSGAFNLALSMKKEPWIVPVAMANFEKRARNNCFSCLILPPFKVSDYISDPESKTEMKQFLSEYQETYRAYVERALEQSRKS, from the coding sequence TTGAATATTAACTCCGTAATTGACCCCTCTTTATTGGACAAGGGTATAGAAATCCGTTTAAAAAACGGTGAAATCCTGACTCAGCAATTTGCCAAAGCGAATGATTTCTATCTGATGAAATCGGGTCGCGTAAGGTTTTTTCTGTCCATGGATGACTCAGGTGGAGAAATAGAAGTAGGTGAAAGTGACACCAAGCTGACTCCCATTGGATGGAGTGGGTTCAATTCGCCCGGCAGATATGCCACCACTGTGAAAGTGGATTCGCTTTCGGCCACCTTTATCAAATGGAACCACGAGGAGCTCCGCGAGATTCTGGAAGCCAATCCTGAACTGGGCACTGCCTTTCTCAGAGACATTTGCGGAAGAGCCAGAGACCTCATTAAAATCGCGGTAAAAATTCTCAATGCAAAAGCCCCATCTGTGCTGCCCTCACTTCCTGAAAGCTCCAATGGATTTACCATCACGGCGCCTTCTCCGGAAGAAGACCTGGTCAAATTCCTAAGAAAATCTGCGTTTTTCGAGGCCTTTGATGAAGTCCCGCTAGAGTTTCTCTCCCAAAATGTAGAGCGCCGGATGTATGCAGCCAATGAAATCATCTACACACAGGATAAAAAATCTGATGGCCTGTTTATTCTCGGGATGGGGAAAGTCCGTTTTAGCTACCACAGCGAAAATCAGGCAAATGTAAGTTTCACACAGATCACCACTCCTGGGTTTGTACTCAGCTGGGCCTCATCCGTGTTCAAAGCCAACATCATCAATGCGCATGCCGTCCAGGATACCCTGGTCTACTTTGTGCCTCAGACCAGCATGGACAGGATCATCAAGCTCAACCCTACTTTCTCACCACAGTACTTCAAGCGACTCCTCTGGCTGATCAGCCACCAGCTGCAAGCCATCCGGGCCAGGATCATTGCCTCTCGACTTAACCATGAAGTGGTGGCCATCAGCAACCTGATCGACCAAAACAGCGCCAGGCTCACGCTTACTTCTCCATTACACAAAATACCTCACCTGCTGGACAACAAGCTTACAGTGACCGATGCCATTGACACCCTGGAGAATCTCAAAGAACACGGCACCTCTCTGGAGAAGACTGTAGCGCTCTCTTCTCTGGACATTCTGGAAGGAATCCGAAAAGAGCAACAGTTTTACAAAGGCCTGGTGAATGTGTACAACAGCGTGGTGGGTGCCCCTAAGGACTTGCCTGCCGAGCAGGTCAGAAAAATCAGTGCGACCGCCTATATGAAGATCTTCGATCATCAGGATCACATCATCAAGGGCCAGGAAAACCTGCCAGAGAAATCCGGTAATATCTTCATATACAATCACCTCCGAAACCATACGTACAACACCCTGCCCAACCAGTTTCAAATCACTCTGGACTCTCATTTTATCAGCAGCATGGTGCTGATGAAAAAATATGGTGATCCGGGCTTGCGCATCGTGCGGGTGGGACTGAGCAAAGAGTTTGCACATCAGGAATACTACCAACGCCTGGGGCACATAGATGTGTTCACTGAAGATTCGGGAACGAAACCTAAAAAACTCAAGAAGCAGGTACGCCAAATGTTTTACAATGAAGCCGGTGCGCACCTTGCCAAAGGTGGCAACCTCATCATTAGCCCGGAAGGAAACTCCTACAGCACTGAAGAATCCCCCGGACCATTCAAATCGGGGGCCTTCAACCTGGCACTTTCCATGAAAAAAGAACCCTGGATCGTGCCTGTGGCCATGGCCAATTTTGAGAAGCGTGCCCGAAACAATTGCTTCTCCTGCCTCATTTTGCCCCCTTTCAAGGTGTCTGACTATATTAGCGACCCTGAAAGCAAAACAGAGATGAAGCAGTTTCTTTCGGAGTATCAGGAAACGTACCGCGCCTACGTGGAGCGAGCCCTGGAACAATCCAGGAAGTCTTAG
- a CDS encoding TonB-dependent receptor produces MAHQTARWSWIMMLLLTYSSYAQMTVSGRVTDNETEEGLPGVTVLVKGSSTGTVTDIEGNYRFSVPEANATLVFSFVGFAPQEVEINGRQIVDVALSADIQALNEVVVVGYGTMERANVTGAISTVDVQEITKASVPNVVEAMRGQVAGLQIVRTGGQPGSGVTFKIRGNNSLGASASGGSNIDDVNQPIIVIDGVPLVGGNLAELNPADIESINVLKDAASASIYGSSGANGVILITTKNGRPGRTQIKASASTGIVNIAQRPNIMNGDEFLQFKFDAFKAGDATVPDPTVTSLLDMVEEQNYIAGNEVNWLDEVLRTGIQNNMGVEVSGGSAQGNFYLSGNYYGEKGPIEASDYKRFSTRFNANWNINDRITVGANVQLSKSFSDQRTRIVGFENNAVPSLSALVGTSPFGNLYDAEGNYSKFATEDLFAVNPLHKFNESEFDVNVTRAYINPNINIEIIDGLTYTLNTFAQTRMEFFGRYQSDNFTDDALNLAQVRESEEVNYLLDNILNYTREFGDHGVNATVIYGGQVNKWTRFEMNARNIAADELGYYGIHSAPAAQQTIGTNTSDWAKYYVATRLGYNYQGKYSATFTVRRDASSRFLGDNRYGIFPSASLAWNAQEESWWFGGNNFNMFKMRLSYGVMGNDNINPFSYQAGTYPTSIPGTENTGFRPGTTAGNKNLKWETSKQFNVGADFGLLASRISGSIEVYNTATKDVLLYQQIPAPLNNGYSQFPSNIGETANKGIELSLKAVAMESNDFSWTPSLNLAANRSTIEKLNETGPDGEPLDDISNGWFIGQDFREIYDFKYLGVWQADEVADAIVTTFGTAPQAGDAKIDDVNGDGNIDFDDRTFIGNPTPSWYGGINNVITYKGFTLSVLFEAVMGVKRYNSIYGGYNSARGNTIAINYWTPDNPSNDYPRVGEGSPMSGPFGAAIFTEDASFVSLRNISFSYNLPSKWVKKASLGGVTLSIRGNNLKYWTDYTNAYSPEITNTDQYPVTKNWTAGLNVTF; encoded by the coding sequence ATGGCTCACCAAACGGCGCGGTGGTCGTGGATAATGATGCTTCTGTTGACCTACTCATCCTATGCACAGATGACGGTCAGTGGTAGAGTTACAGATAACGAAACTGAGGAAGGACTTCCTGGTGTTACCGTTCTGGTCAAAGGCAGTTCCACAGGAACGGTTACGGACATTGAGGGCAATTATCGCTTTTCGGTACCCGAAGCGAATGCCACCCTTGTATTTAGTTTTGTAGGCTTTGCTCCGCAGGAAGTGGAAATAAATGGTCGACAAATAGTGGATGTGGCATTATCTGCTGATATTCAGGCACTTAACGAAGTAGTGGTGGTAGGCTATGGTACGATGGAGCGGGCTAACGTTACGGGTGCGATCAGCACCGTAGATGTGCAGGAAATCACCAAGGCTTCCGTACCCAATGTAGTAGAAGCTATGAGGGGGCAAGTGGCCGGCCTCCAGATCGTGAGGACAGGTGGTCAACCGGGTTCAGGAGTGACTTTCAAAATACGAGGGAACAACTCCCTTGGCGCTTCGGCGAGTGGAGGTAGCAATATAGATGATGTGAACCAACCCATTATTGTGATTGACGGTGTACCTCTGGTTGGTGGAAATCTGGCAGAGCTCAATCCAGCGGATATAGAAAGTATTAACGTGCTGAAGGATGCAGCTTCGGCTTCCATTTATGGTTCGAGTGGTGCCAACGGAGTGATACTGATCACCACAAAAAACGGGCGGCCTGGTAGAACTCAAATCAAAGCCTCTGCGTCCACAGGTATTGTTAATATCGCTCAAAGACCTAATATTATGAATGGAGATGAATTTCTTCAATTCAAGTTTGACGCGTTTAAGGCTGGCGATGCGACAGTACCAGACCCTACTGTAACCAGTTTGTTGGACATGGTAGAGGAGCAAAACTACATCGCAGGGAATGAGGTGAACTGGTTGGATGAGGTATTGCGAACCGGAATTCAGAACAATATGGGAGTGGAAGTTTCAGGTGGATCTGCTCAGGGCAATTTCTACCTGAGTGGTAATTACTATGGTGAGAAGGGCCCCATTGAGGCTTCGGACTACAAGAGGTTTTCCACTCGATTTAATGCCAACTGGAACATCAATGATCGAATCACTGTGGGAGCAAATGTTCAGCTTTCAAAGAGCTTCTCGGATCAGCGAACACGTATTGTGGGATTTGAAAACAATGCCGTGCCATCACTTTCAGCACTCGTAGGCACCAGCCCTTTCGGAAATCTATATGATGCAGAGGGCAATTACAGCAAATTTGCTACAGAAGACTTGTTTGCCGTAAATCCATTGCACAAGTTCAATGAAAGTGAATTTGACGTCAATGTGACCAGAGCATATATCAATCCCAACATCAACATTGAGATTATAGATGGACTGACTTACACTTTGAACACTTTCGCGCAAACGAGAATGGAGTTTTTCGGCAGATACCAATCTGATAACTTCACAGATGATGCTCTCAACCTGGCGCAAGTCAGAGAGTCTGAGGAAGTGAACTATTTGTTGGACAACATCCTCAACTATACCAGAGAGTTTGGCGACCATGGAGTGAACGCCACCGTGATCTATGGTGGGCAGGTAAACAAATGGACAAGGTTTGAGATGAATGCTCGTAACATTGCCGCTGATGAGCTCGGTTATTACGGAATACACTCAGCACCTGCGGCCCAGCAAACCATAGGCACCAACACAAGTGATTGGGCGAAGTACTATGTGGCCACTAGACTTGGCTACAACTATCAGGGCAAGTATAGTGCAACATTTACGGTACGACGCGACGCTTCTTCGAGGTTTCTTGGAGATAATCGCTATGGAATATTCCCGTCTGCTTCATTGGCATGGAATGCCCAGGAGGAGAGTTGGTGGTTTGGTGGAAATAATTTCAACATGTTCAAGATGAGACTGAGTTACGGGGTAATGGGTAATGACAATATCAATCCATTCTCCTATCAGGCGGGCACTTACCCTACTTCTATACCTGGTACAGAGAACACAGGGTTTAGACCTGGAACCACGGCCGGGAACAAGAACTTGAAATGGGAAACGAGCAAGCAGTTCAACGTTGGAGCCGACTTTGGTTTATTGGCTAGTCGTATTTCGGGATCGATAGAGGTATACAATACTGCCACTAAGGACGTATTACTTTATCAGCAGATACCAGCTCCTCTCAATAATGGCTACAGCCAGTTTCCATCTAACATTGGAGAAACAGCTAATAAGGGGATTGAATTGTCTCTAAAGGCTGTTGCCATGGAGTCAAATGATTTTAGCTGGACACCTAGTCTTAATCTGGCTGCTAATCGTAGCACAATCGAAAAGCTAAATGAGACTGGCCCTGACGGAGAGCCACTTGATGACATCTCAAATGGATGGTTCATAGGTCAGGATTTTAGAGAAATCTACGATTTTAAATACCTGGGCGTTTGGCAGGCTGATGAAGTGGCTGATGCTATTGTCACCACGTTCGGAACTGCTCCACAAGCCGGTGATGCCAAGATAGATGATGTAAATGGAGATGGAAATATCGATTTTGATGACAGAACATTCATTGGAAACCCTACTCCAAGCTGGTATGGTGGGATCAATAACGTGATTACCTACAAAGGATTTACGCTATCGGTGCTATTTGAGGCAGTGATGGGTGTAAAGCGATACAACAGTATATACGGCGGTTACAACTCTGCACGGGGCAATACTATCGCAATCAACTACTGGACTCCTGATAACCCTTCCAACGATTATCCAAGAGTGGGAGAGGGTTCCCCAATGTCCGGACCATTTGGGGCAGCTATCTTCACAGAGGATGCCAGTTTTGTTTCATTGCGGAACATTTCATTCTCCTATAACCTTCCGTCCAAGTGGGTTAAAAAGGCCTCATTGGGAGGGGTAACCTTATCTATCAGGGGAAATAACCTCAAGTACTGGACTGATTACACCAACGCTTATTCTCCGGAGATCACAAACACAGATCAGTACCCTGTGACTAAAAATTGGACAGCAGGATTAAATGTCACATTCTAA